A genomic window from Streptomyces broussonetiae includes:
- a CDS encoding acetoacetate--CoA ligase — MTTPRATQYPEPFLPPDPKAAANSRIADFARWAARHHHAEGLQDPTDYQSLHHWSVTDLESFWAAVWRYFDIDATTPYERVLDEETMPGARWFPGATLNYAHHALRNLHPDAPAITALDETGASYEITGRELRAQVASVAATLRDLGVGTGDRVVGYLPNTPHAVIAFLATASLGAVWSVCGQDYAPKAAADRFAQLEPTVLITADGYLFNGTTHDRRAASLELAGALPTLKATVLVNHTGLARPETRTAGLTVPWQDAATRAEYLTITPVPFDHPLWIVFSSGTTGLPKGIVHGHGGVLLEHLKILGLHCDLGVGDRLLWYTTTHWMMWNLVVSTLLTGATTCTYDGSPAPVARPDVLWELAARHKVTVFGTSPQYLLAMAKLGIEAAVHDLSSIRVIGCTGSALPASAYPWVRDHVGAGVQLASTSGGTDVVSGFAGSAPTTPVWAGELSAPNLGVALAAYDGAGRPVVDQVGELVVTRPMPSMPLNFWNDPDGSRYRDAYFSAYPGVWRHGDWITHTSHGSVIVHGRSDATLNRNGVRLGSADIHDIVEHLPEIAEALVIGAEEPDGGYWMPLFVVLADGTVLDESLCEKIRDAIRTGASPRHVPDEILAVPAIPHTKTGKKLEVPVKRLLQGTRAEQVLNPSAVDNPDLIAYFAGLGAERRRARRPHTLEGAS; from the coding sequence ATGACCACCCCGCGCGCCACTCAGTATCCGGAGCCCTTCCTGCCGCCGGACCCGAAGGCGGCCGCCAACAGCCGCATCGCGGACTTCGCCCGCTGGGCCGCCCGGCACCATCACGCCGAAGGGCTCCAGGACCCCACCGACTACCAGTCCCTGCACCACTGGTCCGTCACCGACCTGGAGAGCTTCTGGGCGGCGGTGTGGAGGTACTTCGACATCGACGCGACCACTCCGTACGAGCGGGTGCTGGACGAGGAGACCATGCCCGGCGCCCGCTGGTTCCCCGGCGCCACCCTCAACTACGCCCACCACGCGCTGCGCAACCTGCATCCGGACGCACCCGCGATCACCGCACTGGACGAGACCGGAGCCAGCTACGAGATCACGGGCAGGGAGCTACGCGCCCAGGTCGCCTCCGTCGCAGCCACCCTGCGCGACCTCGGCGTCGGAACGGGCGACCGGGTGGTCGGCTACCTGCCCAACACCCCCCACGCCGTCATCGCCTTCCTCGCCACCGCCAGCCTGGGCGCGGTGTGGTCCGTGTGCGGCCAGGACTACGCACCCAAGGCCGCCGCCGACCGCTTCGCCCAGCTCGAACCCACCGTGCTCATCACCGCGGACGGCTACCTCTTCAACGGCACCACCCACGACCGCCGCGCAGCCTCACTCGAGCTGGCCGGCGCCCTGCCCACACTCAAGGCCACGGTCCTCGTGAACCACACGGGCCTCGCCCGGCCCGAAACCCGCACCGCAGGACTGACGGTTCCCTGGCAGGACGCGGCCACCCGCGCCGAGTACCTCACCATCACCCCGGTGCCCTTCGACCACCCGCTGTGGATCGTCTTCTCCTCCGGCACCACCGGCCTGCCCAAGGGCATCGTCCACGGGCACGGCGGCGTCCTGCTGGAGCACCTCAAGATCCTCGGCCTGCACTGCGACCTGGGCGTCGGGGACCGCTTGCTGTGGTACACCACGACCCACTGGATGATGTGGAACCTGGTCGTCTCCACCCTGCTGACCGGTGCCACCACCTGCACCTACGACGGCAGCCCCGCGCCGGTGGCGCGCCCGGACGTCCTGTGGGAGCTGGCGGCCCGCCACAAGGTCACCGTCTTCGGCACCAGCCCCCAATACCTGCTGGCCATGGCCAAACTCGGCATCGAAGCTGCCGTGCACGACCTGTCGTCGATCCGCGTCATCGGCTGCACCGGCTCCGCCCTGCCCGCCTCCGCCTACCCCTGGGTCCGCGACCACGTCGGCGCGGGCGTCCAGCTGGCCTCCACCAGCGGCGGCACGGACGTCGTCTCCGGCTTCGCCGGCAGCGCCCCCACCACCCCGGTGTGGGCGGGTGAACTGTCGGCACCCAACCTCGGCGTGGCGCTCGCGGCGTACGACGGCGCGGGCCGGCCGGTCGTCGACCAGGTCGGCGAACTGGTCGTCACCCGGCCCATGCCGTCCATGCCGCTGAACTTCTGGAACGACCCCGACGGCAGCCGCTACCGCGACGCCTACTTCAGCGCCTACCCGGGCGTGTGGCGGCACGGCGACTGGATCACCCACACCTCCCACGGCTCGGTGATCGTGCACGGCCGCTCCGACGCCACGCTCAACCGCAACGGCGTGCGCCTGGGCAGCGCCGACATCCACGACATCGTCGAACACCTCCCTGAGATCGCCGAGGCCCTCGTCATCGGTGCAGAGGAACCCGACGGCGGCTACTGGATGCCGCTCTTCGTGGTCCTCGCCGACGGGACCGTCCTGGACGAGTCCCTGTGCGAGAAGATCCGCGACGCGATCCGCACCGGCGCCTCACCCCGCCATGTCCCCGACGAGATCCTCGCCGTGCCGGCCATCCCGCACACGAAGACCGGCAAGAAGCTCGAGGTCCCCGTCAAGCGCCTCCTCCAGGGCACCCGCGCCGAGCAGGTCCTCAATCCCTCCGCGGTCGACAACCCCGACCTGATCGCCTACTTCGCCGGCCTGGGAGCCGAACGCCGCCGGGCCCGCCGCCCGCACACCCTCGAAGGCGCCTCGTGA
- the mhpA gene encoding bifunctional 3-(3-hydroxy-phenyl)propionate/3-hydroxycinnamic acid hydroxylase MhpA, with the protein MSAAAARRPVVIIGAGPVGVTAALLLARHGVPSLLLERHRDIYPLPRAVVADDEICRILQSVGVHEEFAAVARPAPGLRLLDPRRRVITEFPRSPHGHHGFAQTNMFDQPELERLLRDALKRRPECELWSGAEAVSVTQPADGTAPVRVPFRRDGSEEEEHLWADAVLGCDGAGSITREAIGAVWEDLHFEESWRVIDVRTSRRVSSWDGAEQICCPTRPATYMRVGEDRYRWEFRLDDDERLDGPQGRARLRELVAPWVDLPSDGSEDDDFEVIRQAQYTFRARLADRWHRGRVFLLGDAAHLTPPFIGQGLCAGLRDAYNLTWKLARVLRQGAGDGLLNTYERERKPHARHLIRVAVAVGWAMTGGQDRGAAFRRTVMGTACRIPGVTATVSRDLSPALTAGPLVRRRPRLTGRGLAGTFCPQPWVLQGGRRVRLDDVLGDSFAVLTAVPPTAQMTGVATALGAPTVHVGDLDEGGTLAAWLARGRADAVLLRPDRVVLDTVPTGAGDFTDTAAWAPLLHTARRPAEARPAP; encoded by the coding sequence GTGAGCGCCGCAGCAGCCCGCAGACCGGTGGTGATCATCGGCGCGGGACCGGTCGGGGTCACGGCCGCCCTCCTGCTCGCACGACACGGAGTGCCCAGCCTGCTCCTCGAACGCCACCGGGACATCTACCCCCTGCCACGGGCCGTCGTCGCGGACGACGAGATCTGCCGGATCCTGCAGAGCGTCGGCGTCCACGAGGAGTTCGCCGCCGTCGCCCGCCCGGCACCGGGCCTGCGGCTGCTGGATCCCCGGCGCCGCGTGATCACCGAGTTCCCGCGCTCCCCGCACGGCCACCACGGCTTCGCCCAGACCAACATGTTCGACCAGCCTGAACTGGAACGCCTGCTGCGCGATGCCCTGAAGCGCCGCCCCGAGTGCGAGCTGTGGAGCGGCGCCGAGGCCGTGTCCGTCACGCAGCCCGCCGACGGCACGGCTCCGGTACGGGTGCCCTTCCGCCGCGACGGCAGCGAAGAGGAGGAGCACCTGTGGGCCGACGCCGTCCTCGGCTGCGACGGCGCGGGCAGCATCACCCGGGAGGCCATCGGCGCCGTCTGGGAGGACCTGCACTTCGAGGAGAGCTGGCGGGTCATCGACGTGCGCACCAGCCGCCGGGTGAGCAGTTGGGACGGCGCCGAGCAGATCTGCTGCCCCACCCGTCCGGCCACCTACATGCGGGTCGGCGAGGACCGCTACCGCTGGGAGTTCCGGCTGGACGATGACGAGCGCCTGGACGGCCCGCAGGGGCGGGCACGCCTGCGGGAGCTGGTAGCGCCCTGGGTGGATCTGCCGTCCGACGGGTCGGAGGACGACGACTTCGAGGTGATCCGGCAGGCGCAGTACACCTTCCGGGCCCGCCTCGCCGACCGGTGGCACCGGGGACGCGTCTTCCTGCTGGGCGACGCCGCCCACCTCACCCCACCCTTCATCGGGCAGGGGCTGTGCGCGGGCCTGCGCGATGCCTACAACCTCACCTGGAAACTTGCCCGCGTTCTCCGACAGGGCGCAGGCGACGGGCTGTTGAACACCTACGAACGCGAGCGCAAGCCACACGCCCGCCACCTCATCCGTGTCGCGGTCGCCGTCGGCTGGGCCATGACCGGCGGCCAGGACCGCGGCGCGGCATTCCGCCGGACCGTCATGGGTACGGCCTGCCGCATCCCCGGCGTGACCGCGACCGTCAGCCGCGACCTCAGCCCCGCCCTGACCGCCGGTCCACTCGTACGGCGCCGCCCCCGCCTGACCGGTCGCGGGCTGGCCGGCACCTTCTGCCCCCAACCCTGGGTCCTGCAGGGCGGCAGGCGAGTGCGCCTCGACGACGTCCTCGGCGACTCCTTCGCCGTCCTGACCGCCGTGCCGCCGACCGCGCAGATGACAGGCGTGGCCACGGCACTGGGCGCGCCCACGGTTCACGTCGGCGACCTGGACGAGGGCGGCACCTTGGCCGCCTGGCTGGCCCGCGGCCGCGCCGATGCCGTCCTGCTGCGCCCCGACCGCGTCGTACTGGACACCGTCCCCACAGGCGCCGGCGACTTCACCGACACCGCAGCCTGGGCCCCGCTGCTGCATACCGCCCGCCGCCCCGCCGAAGCCCGGCCCGCCCCCTGA
- a CDS encoding fumarylacetoacetate hydrolase family protein has product MSTNVLRTPDGWWAVRDERAVRVDTEALTTAELLADRAAVREAAASGEAGTPVADLVALPPVTTPCRVVAQMVNYRSHAKDSGFTGDIPPTFFRKASGSVSGPHDTIVRPAHVKFLDYEVELGLVMGASLPVGTVVEEQDLPRYVAGLVLTNDVSARDVQLTKTQFYESKSYPTFTPTGPYLALLEPEDFAHLLNLRLRLNVNDAPRQDRTLADMIVRPAQALTLLARFQTLDPGDLLLTGTPGGTALKAPPKPVAKISALLPPAVRWKAFFKGQAKNPLYLRDGDLITATIATPDGRIDLGAQRNAVADAR; this is encoded by the coding sequence ATGAGCACCAATGTCCTGCGCACCCCCGACGGCTGGTGGGCCGTCCGGGACGAGCGCGCCGTCCGCGTCGACACCGAGGCGCTCACCACCGCCGAACTGCTCGCCGACCGGGCCGCGGTGCGGGAGGCCGCCGCCTCCGGTGAGGCCGGCACGCCCGTGGCCGACCTGGTGGCGCTGCCCCCGGTCACCACGCCCTGCCGGGTGGTGGCCCAGATGGTCAACTACCGCAGTCACGCCAAGGATTCGGGTTTCACCGGCGACATCCCGCCCACTTTCTTCCGCAAGGCGTCGGGCTCGGTCAGCGGCCCGCATGACACGATCGTCCGCCCGGCGCATGTGAAGTTCCTCGACTACGAGGTGGAACTCGGCCTCGTCATGGGCGCGAGCCTGCCCGTGGGCACCGTCGTCGAAGAGCAGGACCTGCCCCGCTACGTCGCCGGGCTCGTCCTCACCAACGACGTCAGCGCCCGCGATGTGCAGCTGACCAAGACCCAGTTCTACGAGAGCAAGTCGTACCCGACCTTCACGCCGACGGGTCCGTACCTGGCGCTGCTGGAGCCCGAGGACTTCGCCCACCTTCTGAACCTGCGGCTGCGGCTGAATGTCAATGACGCCCCGCGCCAGGACCGCACGCTCGCCGACATGATCGTACGGCCCGCCCAGGCCCTCACCCTGCTCGCCCGCTTCCAGACCCTCGACCCGGGCGACCTGCTGCTCACCGGCACACCCGGCGGCACGGCGCTCAAGGCCCCGCCCAAGCCGGTCGCGAAGATCAGTGCGCTGCTGCCGCCCGCGGTCAGGTGGAAGGCGTTCTTCAAGGGGCAGGCCAAGAACCCCCTCTACCTGCGCGACGGCGACCTCATCACCGCCACGATCGCCACCCCGGACGGGCGGATCGACCTCGGCGCGCAGCGGAACGCCGTGGCGGACGCGAGGTGA
- a CDS encoding VOC family protein yields MSHTPVNRADLQTPHQDLHSELGALRGEHPGRSRNPVIKVADLAWLEFEKPDLDRAEVFARDFGFQIAARTERELWLRGTFAGSPCMVIRRGQASRFVGPAFRAAERADLDRLARATGSDVRDIDVPGGGQAVALLDPSGFPVRVVHCAEQLPALPEQQPLILNTGTGRRRTNATQRPPREPSRIQRLGHVVLETRVFLRALNWYLDTLGMIVSDFLFLDGQRDRGPTMAFIRCDQGSTPVDHHTLALHLGPGTGYVHSAYQVTDLDSIAAGGEYLAERGYRRSWGIGRHIQGSQLFDYWRDPDRFMLEHFADGDLFSRDLEPGWAPMSASGLAQWGPPVTRDFLGANPSPAKLREVVTALRGDNELDPSRLLGLMKAMSS; encoded by the coding sequence ATGTCCCACACCCCCGTTAACAGGGCCGATCTCCAGACGCCCCATCAAGATCTCCACAGTGAGCTGGGCGCCCTGCGCGGTGAGCACCCCGGCCGGTCCCGGAACCCCGTCATCAAGGTGGCGGACCTGGCCTGGCTGGAGTTCGAGAAGCCGGACCTGGACCGGGCCGAGGTGTTCGCCCGGGACTTCGGCTTCCAGATCGCCGCCCGCACCGAACGGGAGCTGTGGCTGCGCGGCACCTTCGCGGGCTCACCGTGCATGGTCATCCGTCGTGGGCAGGCGTCCCGCTTCGTCGGGCCGGCATTCCGCGCGGCCGAACGGGCCGATCTGGACCGGCTGGCCCGCGCGACCGGCAGTGACGTCCGCGACATCGACGTCCCCGGCGGCGGACAAGCGGTCGCCCTGCTCGATCCCTCGGGTTTCCCGGTCCGGGTCGTGCACTGCGCCGAGCAGCTGCCCGCTCTGCCCGAGCAGCAGCCGCTGATCCTCAACACCGGCACCGGGCGTCGCCGTACGAACGCCACCCAGCGACCGCCCCGCGAGCCGTCGCGCATCCAGCGGCTCGGTCACGTGGTGCTGGAGACGCGGGTGTTCCTGCGGGCCCTGAACTGGTACCTGGACACCCTCGGGATGATCGTGTCCGACTTCCTGTTCCTGGACGGGCAGCGCGACCGCGGGCCGACCATGGCGTTCATCCGCTGCGACCAGGGCAGCACGCCCGTGGACCACCACACCCTCGCCCTGCACCTCGGGCCGGGTACCGGATACGTCCACTCCGCCTACCAGGTCACCGACCTCGACTCGATCGCCGCCGGCGGCGAGTACCTCGCCGAGCGCGGCTACCGGCGCAGCTGGGGCATCGGCCGACACATCCAGGGCAGCCAGCTCTTCGACTACTGGCGCGACCCCGACCGCTTCATGCTGGAGCACTTCGCCGACGGCGACCTGTTCTCCCGCGACCTCGAACCCGGCTGGGCGCCGATGTCGGCGAGCGGCCTGGCTCAGTGGGGCCCGCCCGTCACCCGTGACTTCCTCGGCGCCAACCCCTCCCCCGCCAAGCTGCGCGAGGTCGTGACGGCCCTGCGCGGCGACAACGAACTCGACCCCTCACGCCTGCTGGGCCTGATGAAAGCGATGAGCTCATGA
- a CDS encoding TetR/AcrR family transcriptional regulator — protein sequence MPTSAPPRNRFERRRAETRQALVRAARQILAETGDTSASIQAIAERADVGFGSFYNHFESKTELFDAAVTDALEEFGQVIDERVEGIDDPAELVAAGFRLTARMADSHPELMRILRDRGLAHIHSERGLSPRALRDLERGIASGRFTGTDPTTALSALGGTLLSLVALRLARPDLDGDETASELAEMVLRMLGLSQDDAHEVTRRPLPGLD from the coding sequence ATGCCGACGTCAGCCCCGCCCCGCAACCGCTTCGAACGGCGCCGCGCCGAGACCCGTCAGGCACTCGTCCGTGCGGCCCGGCAGATCCTCGCTGAGACCGGGGACACCAGCGCCAGCATCCAGGCGATCGCCGAGCGCGCGGACGTCGGTTTCGGCTCCTTCTACAACCACTTCGAGTCCAAGACGGAGCTGTTCGACGCCGCGGTGACGGACGCTCTGGAGGAGTTCGGCCAGGTCATCGACGAGCGTGTGGAAGGGATCGACGACCCGGCCGAGCTGGTCGCTGCGGGATTCCGGCTCACCGCGCGGATGGCCGACTCCCACCCGGAACTCATGCGGATCCTGCGGGACCGCGGCCTGGCCCACATCCACTCCGAGCGTGGCCTGTCCCCCCGAGCGCTTCGTGATCTGGAACGCGGCATCGCCTCCGGGCGCTTCACCGGCACCGACCCGACCACGGCCCTGTCCGCTCTGGGCGGGACCCTGCTGTCCCTGGTGGCGCTACGGCTGGCCCGCCCCGACCTCGACGGCGACGAGACCGCCTCCGAACTGGCCGAGATGGTCCTGCGCATGCTCGGCCTCTCCCAAGACGACGCGCACGAGGTCACCCGGCGCCCGCTGCCCGGCCTCGACTGA
- a CDS encoding TetR/AcrR family transcriptional regulator, with protein sequence MQTPDTLARIPQLRDAHSHRSRILTAARQKLRDDPDASLDSIAQAAGVARRTLYHHFSSRQALIAELTQEAAQALQQAFAATRIPGADPLAEMARMALAAWAVGDQYRMLVSLGRRAVGREAIRTTLAPAREEAVATLRRGQDEGVFADHVPARVLAQALEALMLALAEENTESTWADPRGEAAATAFLVAAGVAPRVAARRVRDLLRDAEVG encoded by the coding sequence GTGCAGACTCCCGACACCCTGGCTCGCATCCCGCAGCTCAGGGACGCTCACTCCCACCGCAGCCGCATCCTCACCGCCGCCCGGCAGAAACTGCGGGACGACCCCGACGCGAGCCTCGACAGCATCGCTCAGGCAGCCGGCGTCGCCCGGCGCACGCTCTACCACCACTTCTCCAGCCGGCAGGCGCTGATCGCCGAGTTGACACAGGAAGCAGCCCAGGCACTGCAACAGGCGTTCGCCGCAACACGCATCCCGGGCGCTGATCCGCTGGCGGAGATGGCGCGGATGGCCCTGGCGGCATGGGCGGTGGGCGACCAGTACCGCATGCTCGTCTCTCTGGGGCGCCGCGCTGTGGGACGAGAGGCGATCCGCACCACCTTGGCGCCGGCGCGCGAAGAGGCCGTCGCGACCCTACGACGTGGCCAGGACGAAGGCGTGTTCGCGGACCATGTCCCCGCACGTGTCCTCGCCCAGGCACTGGAGGCCCTGATGCTGGCACTGGCCGAGGAGAACACCGAGTCCACGTGGGCGGATCCCAGGGGTGAGGCTGCGGCGACCGCGTTCCTCGTCGCCGCCGGCGTGGCACCGCGGGTCGCTGCGCGCCGGGTTCGGGACCTTCTGCGCGATGCAGAGGTGGGTTGA
- a CDS encoding zinc-binding dehydrogenase, translating to MDTMLAGRFHVDSKKFAVEEVPIPVPGPGEVLIEVKAAGVCLSDVHLLDGSLPPLFLDSDTVTVGHEVSGVVHALGPDLKRDLTVGTRVTLEAGKTCGKCEGCVRHRACAQVRTAGIDYDGGWAEYMVTPEETVVPIPDSLPFDQAAIIPDAVSTPYAAVVATAGVRPAQSVGIWGVGGVGAHNVRLARLVGAAPIIAVDPLPSARERALAFGADFALDPAAPDFTDQVRAATGGRGLDFAFDCAGVPAVREQAASVLGLGGSLILVGITPRPLTITEGLTFNYLQKQVRGHYGGTPDGVYELVQLAAGGRLDLAPSITDHIPLVEAADAVNRLENKIGDPIRLILVP from the coding sequence ATGGACACCATGCTCGCCGGACGCTTCCACGTGGACAGCAAGAAGTTCGCCGTGGAGGAGGTCCCCATCCCCGTACCCGGACCTGGTGAGGTCCTCATCGAGGTGAAGGCCGCAGGCGTCTGCCTTTCCGACGTCCACCTGCTCGACGGCTCCCTGCCTCCGCTCTTCCTGGACTCCGACACGGTCACCGTCGGCCACGAGGTCTCCGGTGTCGTCCACGCCCTCGGCCCCGACCTCAAGCGGGACCTGACCGTCGGCACCCGCGTCACCCTGGAGGCGGGCAAGACGTGCGGCAAGTGCGAGGGCTGTGTGCGCCATCGCGCCTGCGCCCAGGTCCGCACCGCCGGCATCGACTACGACGGCGGCTGGGCCGAGTACATGGTCACCCCCGAGGAGACCGTCGTCCCCATCCCCGACAGCCTGCCCTTCGACCAGGCCGCGATCATCCCCGACGCGGTCTCCACCCCCTACGCCGCCGTCGTCGCCACCGCGGGCGTCCGTCCCGCCCAGTCCGTCGGCATCTGGGGCGTGGGCGGAGTCGGCGCGCACAACGTGCGCCTGGCCCGCCTGGTCGGCGCGGCACCCATCATCGCCGTCGACCCGCTGCCCAGCGCGCGTGAGCGTGCTCTCGCCTTCGGCGCGGACTTCGCCCTGGACCCGGCCGCCCCGGACTTCACCGACCAGGTCCGCGCGGCCACCGGCGGACGCGGCCTCGACTTCGCCTTCGACTGCGCCGGCGTACCCGCCGTCCGCGAGCAGGCCGCCTCCGTCCTCGGCCTGGGCGGCTCCCTGATCCTGGTCGGCATCACCCCCAGGCCGCTGACCATCACCGAGGGCCTGACCTTCAACTACCTGCAGAAGCAAGTCCGCGGCCACTACGGCGGCACGCCCGACGGCGTCTACGAGCTGGTGCAGCTCGCCGCAGGCGGACGCCTCGATCTGGCCCCCTCCATCACGGACCACATCCCGCTCGTCGAGGCGGCCGACGCGGTCAACCGTCTGGAGAACAAGATCGGCGACCCGATCCGCCTCATCCTCGTCCCCTGA